The following are encoded in a window of Flavobacterium psychrotrophum genomic DNA:
- the recF gene encoding DNA replication/repair protein RecF (All proteins in this family for which functions are known are DNA-binding proteins that assist the filamentation of RecA onto DNA for the initiation of recombination or recombinational repair.) — MHLQSLSLLNYKNIDEANYEFDPKINCLTGKNGVGKTNVLDAIYHLAYGKSYFNPLAVQNIKHGEEFFVIAGAFEKDDRREQVVCSLKKGMKKVLKRNGKAYDKFSEHVGFIPLVIITPYDSDLITEGSETRRKFLDSVISQLDPEYLQELINYQKVLSQRNALLKYFALNHTFDRDTLYIYNEQLSGMAQHIFEKRKKFLEDFIPIFNKHHQAITSNSETVSLVYDSHLHKNNLFTLLEENLQRDRVLQYTSVGIHKDDLLFEIDGHPIKKFGSQGQQKSYLIALKLAQFEFMKKQGGVLPILLFDDIFDKLDETRVAKIVQMIDDKVFGQIFISDTHPERTEAIVKQTHQSYSIFNM, encoded by the coding sequence ATGCATTTACAAAGTTTATCGCTCCTTAATTATAAAAACATCGACGAGGCCAATTATGAGTTTGACCCCAAGATAAATTGCTTAACCGGAAAGAACGGTGTAGGAAAAACAAATGTGCTTGATGCCATTTATCATTTAGCCTATGGCAAAAGCTATTTTAACCCGCTGGCAGTACAAAACATTAAGCATGGCGAAGAGTTTTTTGTAATAGCCGGCGCTTTTGAAAAAGACGACAGGCGCGAACAAGTAGTATGCAGCCTTAAAAAAGGCATGAAAAAGGTATTAAAACGAAATGGTAAGGCTTATGATAAGTTTAGCGAACATGTAGGGTTTATTCCTCTTGTAATTATTACCCCTTATGACAGCGACCTGATTACTGAAGGCAGCGAAACACGCCGCAAATTTCTGGATAGTGTTATTTCGCAGCTTGACCCGGAATATTTGCAGGAACTCATTAATTACCAAAAAGTACTTTCGCAGCGCAATGCCCTGCTAAAATACTTTGCACTGAACCATACTTTTGACCGCGACACCTTATATATATACAATGAACAGCTAAGCGGCATGGCACAGCATATTTTTGAAAAGCGCAAAAAATTTCTGGAAGATTTTATCCCTATATTCAATAAACACCACCAGGCTATAACCAGTAATAGCGAAACCGTAAGCCTGGTTTACGACAGCCACCTGCATAAAAACAACCTGTTTACCCTGCTGGAAGAAAACCTGCAACGCGACCGCGTACTGCAATATACCAGCGTGGGCATACATAAAGACGACCTGTTGTTTGAGATAGACGGGCATCCTATAAAAAAATTCGGATCGCAGGGGCAGCAAAAGAGTTACCTCATAGCCCTGAAACTGGCACAGTTTGAATTTATGAAAAAGCAGGGCGGCGTACTGCCCATACTTTTATTTGACGATATTTTTGACAAGCTCGATGAAACCCGTGTGGCTAAAATTGTGCAGATGATAGATGATAAAGTTTTTGGACAGATATTTATAAGCGACACCCATCCTGAACGCACTGAAGCCATTGTGAAACAAACACACCAGAGTTACAGTATTTTTAATATGTAA
- a CDS encoding DUF2461 domain-containing protein: MITKDTLQFLEDLKNNNYRDWFQANQDRYELYKTDYRNTVDEFLEVMKPLDDTLEQLEFKDCSYRINRDIRFSKDKTPYKTHMGIWMCEGKKNTNLAGYYVHIENGSAFAGGGLYFPDAADLKKARREIDGFYDELEDILNNPEFVKLYGSLEKGENNVLKSAPKDFDKTHPAIELLKFKSYLATTKISQKELLSKNFVQDTAEKLIVLKPLVEFFNRALTTEG, translated from the coding sequence ATGATAACAAAAGACACCCTTCAGTTTCTTGAAGATTTAAAAAACAACAATTACCGCGACTGGTTTCAGGCAAACCAGGATCGCTATGAATTATATAAAACTGATTACCGCAATACAGTAGATGAATTCCTGGAGGTAATGAAGCCGCTGGATGACACACTGGAGCAACTGGAGTTTAAAGATTGTTCTTACCGCATAAACCGCGACATACGCTTTAGTAAAGACAAAACACCTTATAAAACCCACATGGGCATATGGATGTGCGAGGGCAAAAAAAACACTAACCTTGCCGGCTATTATGTGCATATAGAAAACGGAAGCGCCTTTGCCGGTGGCGGGCTTTACTTTCCTGATGCTGCCGACCTTAAAAAGGCACGTCGCGAAATAGACGGTTTTTATGATGAACTGGAAGACATACTGAACAATCCTGAATTTGTAAAACTATACGGTAGCCTTGAAAAAGGTGAAAACAACGTTTTAAAATCGGCACCAAAGGATTTTGACAAAACCCATCCTGCCATTGAGCTGCTTAAATTCAAGTCATACCTGGCAACTACAAAAATTTCGCAGAAAGAATTGCTAAGCAAAAACTTTGTGCAGGACACTGCCGAAAAACTTATTGTACTTAAGCCTCTTGTAGAATTTTTTAACCGTGCCCTTACTACCGAAGGTTAA
- the ribH gene encoding 6,7-dimethyl-8-ribityllumazine synthase, giving the protein MATENKNLSHYDKNTIPNTNGLRFGIVVSEWNENITGGLYKGAIEGLTDNGVAEANIVTWNVPGSFELIYGSKKMIQTQEVDAVIAIGSVIQGETKHFDFVCEAVAQGIKDLNVITDVPVVFCVLTDNNLQQAIDRSGGKHGNKGTEAAIVAIRMAALKNQF; this is encoded by the coding sequence ATGGCAACAGAAAATAAAAATTTATCACATTACGATAAAAACACAATCCCAAACACGAATGGACTTCGGTTTGGGATTGTTGTTTCAGAATGGAACGAAAACATTACAGGAGGGCTTTATAAAGGCGCTATCGAAGGTTTAACAGATAACGGTGTGGCTGAGGCTAACATTGTAACCTGGAATGTGCCAGGCAGCTTTGAGCTGATCTACGGTTCCAAGAAAATGATCCAGACCCAGGAGGTAGATGCAGTAATAGCTATTGGCAGTGTTATACAGGGCGAAACCAAACATTTTGACTTTGTATGCGAAGCAGTGGCGCAGGGCATAAAAGACCTTAATGTAATAACAGATGTGCCGGTGGTGTTTTGTGTACTGACAGATAATAATCTGCAACAGGCAATAGACCGCAGCGGTGGTAAACATGGTAATAAAGGTACAGAAGCAGCAATTGTAGCCATTAGGATGGCAGCGCTTAAAAACCAGTTTTAA
- a CDS encoding tetratricopeptide repeat protein, with product MATYNKRGYKAPKPEVEENEVELQQPVEETFEGHSTTADVFNTLDQGASKTEEWVAKNQKIIFGGLAAVALVVIGYLAYSKFYEAPQEEEAASEMFQAESYLTQAVNAQQSQDSLYNLALNGGEGKYGFLAIIDKYSGTKSGNLAHYFAATAYLNTGKYKEAVQHFEDFKTDDEVLKASALGATGDAFVQLGKLEDGLKFYVDAARVSDNDVFTPRFLFKAGQLAASLKKKEDALKYYNEIKEKYSTSQEGNTIDAYIAEAE from the coding sequence ATGGCAACATACAATAAAAGAGGATACAAAGCTCCTAAGCCTGAAGTTGAAGAAAACGAGGTAGAATTGCAACAGCCGGTTGAAGAAACCTTTGAAGGGCACAGTACTACTGCAGATGTATTTAACACGCTTGATCAGGGTGCCTCTAAGACAGAAGAGTGGGTAGCTAAGAACCAAAAAATTATTTTTGGAGGATTAGCAGCTGTTGCTCTTGTAGTAATAGGCTATTTAGCATACAGCAAGTTTTATGAAGCGCCTCAGGAAGAAGAAGCTGCCAGCGAAATGTTTCAGGCAGAGTCTTACCTTACACAGGCTGTAAATGCACAACAATCTCAGGATTCTCTATACAACCTTGCCCTTAACGGTGGTGAAGGTAAATATGGTTTTCTTGCTATTATAGATAAATACAGCGGTACTAAATCTGGCAACCTTGCACATTATTTTGCTGCAACGGCTTACCTTAATACCGGTAAATACAAAGAGGCTGTACAGCACTTTGAAGATTTTAAAACAGATGATGAAGTACTTAAAGCTTCGGCTCTTGGTGCTACAGGCGATGCGTTTGTACAGTTAGGCAAACTTGAAGATGGTCTTAAGTTTTATGTAGATGCTGCAAGGGTAAGCGATAACGATGTGTTTACACCACGTTTCCTTTTTAAAGCAGGCCAGCTTGCCGCAAGCCTTAAAAAGAAAGAGGATGCTCTTAAGTATTACAACGAAATCAAAGAAAAATACAGTACTTCGCAAGAGGGCAACACTATTGATGCCTATATAGCAGAAGCAGAATAA
- the murB gene encoding UDP-N-acetylmuramate dehydrogenase, whose amino-acid sequence MEIQTNYPLKSLNTFGIAANAKEFVSVNSVEELAEVLKENTGKKLFILGGGSNMLLTQDIDALVIHVNLKGIDVVWQDDETAHVKAMAGENWHEFVQHCTGLNYGGIENLSLIPGNVGTTPIQNIGAYGTEIKDTMISCEAMQITTQQIRTFTNAECEFGYRESIFKGLLKGQYIITSVTFGLTKVNHKINTSYGDIAAELTKKGIVTPTIKDAGEAVTAIRQSKLPDPKELGNSGSFFKNPIITIEQFEKLYILHPTMPHYTLDDTYVKVPAGWLIEQSGFKGSRYGDAGVHARQALVLVNYGNATGQELLDLSKKIQDTVFEKFGIAIEAEVNVV is encoded by the coding sequence ATGGAAATCCAGACAAACTACCCGTTAAAAAGCCTTAACACCTTTGGCATTGCCGCTAATGCAAAAGAATTTGTATCGGTTAACAGCGTTGAAGAGTTAGCCGAAGTTTTAAAAGAAAACACAGGCAAAAAGCTTTTTATACTGGGCGGCGGCAGCAATATGCTGCTTACGCAGGATATAGACGCACTGGTAATACACGTTAACCTTAAGGGTATTGATGTGGTTTGGCAGGATGATGAAACGGCACACGTTAAAGCCATGGCAGGAGAAAACTGGCATGAGTTTGTACAGCACTGCACAGGCCTTAATTATGGCGGTATAGAAAACCTCTCGCTCATACCAGGCAATGTAGGCACTACTCCCATACAAAACATCGGCGCTTATGGTACCGAGATAAAAGACACCATGATAAGCTGCGAAGCTATGCAAATAACCACGCAACAAATCAGGACTTTTACAAATGCTGAATGCGAATTTGGTTATCGCGAAAGCATATTTAAAGGATTGCTAAAAGGACAATATATTATCACATCGGTCACTTTTGGGCTTACAAAAGTAAACCATAAGATAAACACATCATATGGCGATATTGCGGCAGAGCTGACTAAAAAAGGCATTGTTACCCCTACCATTAAAGATGCGGGTGAAGCAGTAACCGCTATCCGCCAGAGTAAATTGCCCGATCCTAAAGAACTGGGCAACAGCGGAAGCTTCTTTAAAAACCCCATCATCACTATTGAGCAGTTTGAAAAGCTTTACATATTACACCCTACCATGCCACATTATACGCTTGACGACACCTATGTAAAAGTGCCCGCGGGCTGGCTTATAGAACAAAGTGGATTTAAAGGCAGCCGCTATGGCGATGCCGGTGTGCATGCCCGTCAGGCTTTAGTACTGGTAAATTATGGCAACGCCACCGGGCAGGAGCTATTAGACCTTTCTAAAAAAATACAGGACACGGTTTTCGAAAAATTTGGTATTGCCATAGAAGCAGAGGTTAATGTGGTTTAA
- a CDS encoding GEVED domain-containing protein, with the protein MKKNYTKSSVNRYALLRTGYTKDWSALNKAGTSCLLLIFFFLANINGYAQIAYTQAFDTNAGSWAVVGGYQPGRSASASLSCSGGALKTNLYNQAPQATFTSPSVGNSNGGDVTFSYSYRILDYGTTTGTPANFGSFAVQYANAVAGPWTTVQTVGGTGIAHVPATACATKTVTFAAPPGVTYVRFLVGWSAGDYNIVFDNIALSQGPPPSCSVPTGLAASAIASSITTVNISWTAAGGTPLSYEYALTNSATPPATGTSTTATSVSGVPLPQFNATNYLHVRSVCDGSNSTWATREVFLGYCRPTTTYGCTDGDVIARVVLNTLDNNSGTGCPSGTSGYSNYTTNTALTTTLQAGASYGCTVYAGQYNEGYAAWIDYNDDGVFDNATERIGYSNGRVNGSGAVGVLGSSATFPIVLSCNPAIGPHALRVRAMFDTDGVNVTPCANNLYGEIEDYVITISAADACPAPALLTATGVTYQAAQLSWQTGCAETNWEIVFQAAGTGAPVGAGTPLTAHSYSVTDLTPQTAYEYYVRAACTPGTVYSNWSGPYTFTTTIIPPDCSPAPIFPLDQEGAVAVEGGIINLQWQAPSTGTAPTSYNVYAGTTSGALGLISNVTTTNIQLTGFLYDTLYYWRIVPVASGITATGCTEWLFKTQLIPANDICSGATSLDGLTSPISSTTAGLSNNYTPSCSGGTAPDSFYMITVEPGYTLTIGQTVNYYDSVMSVFYGNCDTQTAITCFDEPDIRNVVWQNNTGSVQSVYWVQDGYNGTSGQFTLAWTLTPPPPCPAPISLTITPTSLTEANLSWGVSTGTPISFEYAFTTTATPPASGTSVTATSISNVAGTTDTTNYLHVRAFCGEDTYSAWATTSASLGYCRPVTTYGCNDGDVIARVVLNTLDNNSGTGCPSGTAGYSNYTTNPALTTTLQAGSSYSCTVYAGQYSEGYAAWIDYNDDGIFDNATERIGYSNGLVLGSNQVGVVGSSASFPIVLSCNPSLGQHRLRVRAMFDTAGSLVTPCGSNSYGETEDYVITITAADPCPAPHTLTANTVTETAANLTWTQGCAESSWEIVVQPVGTGAPSGSGTVVTSTTYAATTTAGISYEYYVRGICEEGVLYSPWVGPYSFSLPQCPAIVYPLDTDPAVTIVNGIVTLDWDVPATGGTPTSYGVYIGVDPGDLDLIATVTGTSIEIVGFDYNSTYYWQVMSISNSGTTTGCAEYSFTTAGLPANDVCDGATSLDALTSPLYSTTIGLNDDYTPACDDAFDGSPDAFYTITVPAGYTLTIGQTANDYDSVYAVFYGSCDAPVSIDCADEPDVANVVWTNTTGSSQVVYWVQDGYEGDYGQFILAWSLAAPACFNWVGIDSSWTNTANWCGGVVPTATSDVVIPSTANNPVITGTALAHNLTVGAGATLTVATGATLSVDNILSVNPAGTLTIANNGALLQGAATATNDNAGKITIHKSSNPLYRLDYTMWSSPVAAQNLLTFSPATSATRFYEYKYASNGTAMIEGYWSVTPGDHSFEAAKGYLIRMPNADTHTGFNEGTTSFAFDGTFTGTPNNGNVSIALSTDNNRFTAVGNPYPSPISVADFFTANSGKLHTSTGLYLWRKRNSAASSSYATLTQAGYTANPGDATTVSLGNFYQGANATAGNWVISQGQGFIVKTATGQTNPQLNFTNSMRRAAPGATQGFFRTAQSTASKLWLNMKAQNGTASQALIAYMEEGTTGLDYGYDGLKLTDANTVSLYSLAENAQLAIQARPEFDATDVVPMGFTVPAAGEFTVGLDHTEGVFEQGQVIYLKDNAEGIIRNISDRDYTFTSEAGTFEGRFEVVYRTSALGTDNPTVDPDTVIVYKQGNTISINTGSTLINGVTIFDIRGRQLYSANGINDTKAAVNNLNIAQQVIIVEVNTVKGKVSKRVVF; encoded by the coding sequence ATGAAAAAAAATTACACGAAATCTTCGGTAAATCGTTATGCCTTGTTGCGAACGGGTTACACAAAAGACTGGTCGGCATTAAACAAAGCCGGAACATCTTGCTTGTTGTTGATATTTTTCTTTTTAGCAAATATCAATGGGTACGCACAGATTGCTTATACGCAGGCATTTGATACAAATGCAGGAAGCTGGGCTGTTGTAGGAGGCTATCAACCGGGACGATCTGCATCAGCAAGCCTTTCCTGTTCTGGGGGAGCGTTAAAAACTAATTTGTATAACCAGGCGCCACAGGCAACATTTACTTCCCCATCTGTGGGCAATTCAAATGGAGGTGATGTTACATTTAGTTATAGCTACAGAATATTAGATTATGGTACTACCACCGGAACCCCTGCAAACTTTGGGAGTTTTGCCGTGCAGTATGCAAATGCCGTTGCCGGTCCATGGACAACCGTACAAACAGTAGGGGGTACGGGTATTGCACACGTACCGGCTACTGCCTGTGCTACAAAAACGGTTACTTTTGCAGCACCTCCCGGTGTCACTTATGTGCGTTTTTTAGTTGGATGGTCAGCCGGTGATTATAATATAGTCTTTGATAATATTGCTTTAAGTCAGGGTCCTCCACCAAGTTGTTCTGTACCTACCGGATTAGCGGCAAGTGCAATCGCCTCTTCTATAACAACTGTTAATATAAGCTGGACAGCCGCTGGTGGAACTCCGTTAAGTTACGAATATGCACTAACAAATTCGGCTACACCTCCGGCAACCGGAACATCTACAACTGCAACTTCAGTTAGCGGAGTGCCGCTACCACAGTTTAATGCTACAAATTATTTGCATGTTAGAAGTGTATGCGATGGGTCTAACAGTACGTGGGCTACCCGCGAGGTATTTTTAGGTTACTGCCGCCCTACAACAACATACGGTTGTACAGATGGCGATGTGATAGCACGGGTGGTGCTTAATACGCTCGATAATAATTCGGGTACAGGATGTCCTTCCGGTACGTCAGGTTATTCAAATTATACAACAAATACAGCACTTACAACAACATTACAGGCAGGAGCTTCTTATGGCTGTACGGTTTATGCCGGACAGTATAATGAGGGATATGCTGCGTGGATTGACTATAATGACGATGGCGTTTTTGATAATGCTACTGAGCGAATAGGATATTCAAATGGGCGTGTAAACGGTAGTGGGGCTGTAGGAGTACTGGGTAGTTCTGCTACTTTTCCTATAGTTCTTTCCTGTAATCCTGCCATAGGTCCGCATGCACTTAGGGTTAGGGCTATGTTTGATACAGATGGTGTAAATGTTACACCGTGTGCTAATAACCTGTACGGAGAAATAGAAGATTATGTTATTACTATATCTGCGGCAGATGCCTGCCCGGCTCCGGCTTTACTTACTGCTACAGGGGTTACCTACCAGGCTGCCCAGCTTTCCTGGCAAACCGGTTGCGCCGAAACAAATTGGGAAATCGTGTTTCAGGCAGCCGGTACAGGTGCGCCTGTTGGGGCGGGTACACCGCTTACGGCTCATAGTTATAGTGTTACAGATTTAACACCTCAAACAGCTTATGAGTATTATGTGCGTGCGGCCTGTACACCGGGCACCGTGTACAGTAACTGGTCAGGTCCATATACTTTTACTACTACAATAATTCCGCCGGATTGTTCGCCTGCGCCAATATTCCCGTTAGATCAGGAAGGTGCGGTAGCGGTAGAAGGGGGTATTATCAACCTTCAGTGGCAGGCTCCCTCTACAGGTACAGCACCTACATCATATAATGTGTATGCAGGCACCACGAGTGGAGCGCTTGGCCTTATTTCTAATGTTACCACAACAAATATCCAGCTTACAGGTTTTCTGTACGATACATTGTATTACTGGCGTATAGTGCCTGTTGCATCGGGTATAACGGCTACAGGTTGTACAGAATGGCTGTTTAAAACCCAGTTAATACCGGCTAATGACATATGCTCTGGAGCAACATCTTTAGATGGGCTTACTTCGCCTATATCATCTACAACTGCCGGCCTTTCAAATAATTATACACCATCATGTAGTGGTGGCACGGCGCCTGATTCTTTTTATATGATTACGGTAGAACCAGGGTATACGCTAACCATTGGGCAAACAGTAAATTATTACGATTCTGTTATGTCAGTTTTTTACGGAAATTGCGATACACAGACTGCGATTACGTGTTTTGACGAACCGGATATCCGCAATGTAGTCTGGCAAAACAATACAGGTAGTGTACAAAGCGTATATTGGGTACAGGATGGCTATAATGGTACTTCGGGACAGTTTACATTGGCCTGGACGCTTACCCCGCCGCCGCCTTGCCCGGCCCCTATTAGCCTTACTATTACACCCACTTCTTTAACAGAAGCTAACCTTAGCTGGGGAGTATCTACAGGTACACCAATATCTTTTGAGTATGCCTTTACAACTACGGCTACACCGCCTGCTTCAGGAACATCGGTTACCGCAACATCTATTAGTAATGTTGCAGGTACTACAGATACTACAAACTATCTGCACGTAAGGGCATTTTGCGGAGAAGATACCTATAGTGCCTGGGCAACAACATCAGCTTCTTTAGGATATTGCAGGCCTGTTACTACTTATGGTTGTAATGATGGCGATGTTATAGCGCGCGTTGTGCTTAATACCCTTGATAATAATTCTGGTACAGGTTGTCCTTCCGGTACAGCGGGTTATTCAAATTATACTACAAACCCTGCGCTTACAACCACATTACAGGCTGGGTCGTCATATTCATGTACGGTTTATGCCGGACAGTATAGCGAGGGTTATGCGGCCTGGATTGATTATAACGATGATGGTATTTTTGATAATGCTACAGAGCGTATAGGTTATTCTAACGGCTTGGTATTGGGTAGTAATCAGGTTGGCGTTGTGGGATCATCGGCTTCTTTTCCTATAGTACTTTCCTGTAATCCGTCACTTGGGCAGCACAGGCTTCGTGTAAGGGCAATGTTTGATACCGCCGGATCGTTAGTTACGCCATGTGGTAGCAACAGTTATGGTGAAACAGAAGATTATGTAATAACAATTACCGCTGCAGATCCTTGCCCGGCTCCACATACGCTTACTGCAAATACAGTTACTGAAACTGCGGCAAACCTTACCTGGACACAGGGATGTGCTGAATCTTCGTGGGAAATAGTAGTACAGCCAGTGGGTACAGGTGCTCCTTCAGGTTCTGGCACTGTGGTTACAAGTACTACCTATGCAGCGACCACTACAGCAGGTATTTCTTATGAATATTATGTAAGAGGTATTTGTGAGGAGGGAGTGTTGTACAGCCCTTGGGTGGGGCCATATAGCTTCTCGCTTCCACAATGTCCTGCAATTGTATATCCGCTGGATACAGATCCTGCAGTAACCATTGTCAACGGTATTGTAACCCTTGATTGGGATGTACCTGCCACAGGGGGAACTCCTACATCTTATGGCGTGTACATAGGTGTAGATCCGGGCGATCTTGATTTGATTGCAACGGTTACAGGTACTTCAATAGAAATTGTTGGTTTTGATTATAACAGTACATATTACTGGCAGGTTATGTCAATAAGTAATAGTGGTACTACTACAGGTTGTGCAGAATATAGTTTTACTACAGCTGGCCTTCCGGCGAATGATGTGTGTGATGGAGCGACATCTCTTGATGCACTTACGTCTCCGCTTTATAGTACAACGATAGGTCTTAACGACGATTATACACCTGCCTGCGATGACGCTTTTGATGGTTCGCCAGATGCGTTTTATACCATAACGGTACCTGCGGGATATACACTTACAATAGGACAGACCGCTAATGATTACGACTCTGTATATGCCGTTTTCTACGGAAGTTGTGATGCACCGGTAAGTATTGACTGTGCAGATGAGCCTGATGTGGCAAATGTGGTTTGGACGAATACAACCGGATCATCTCAGGTTGTATACTGGGTGCAGGACGGTTATGAAGGAGATTACGGACAATTTATACTGGCATGGTCCCTGGCTGCTCCGGCTTGCTTTAACTGGGTAGGTATAGACAGCTCATGGACAAACACAGCCAACTGGTGTGGAGGTGTAGTACCAACAGCTACCAGCGATGTGGTAATACCTTCAACAGCCAATAACCCTGTAATTACTGGTACTGCTCTTGCCCATAACCTTACTGTAGGTGCAGGTGCAACGCTAACCGTAGCTACAGGCGCAACACTAAGTGTAGACAACATACTTTCTGTTAACCCGGCTGGTACCCTTACCATAGCTAACAACGGTGCACTTCTACAAGGTGCCGCTACAGCTACTAACGACAATGCGGGTAAAATTACCATCCACAAAAGCAGTAACCCGCTATACAGGCTAGATTACACCATGTGGTCATCTCCTGTGGCAGCACAAAACCTGCTTACCTTCTCTCCTGCAACGTCGGCAACGCGTTTCTATGAGTACAAGTATGCCAGCAATGGTACTGCCATGATAGAAGGTTACTGGTCAGTAACACCGGGCGACCACAGCTTTGAGGCTGCAAAAGGATACCTTATCCGTATGCCAAATGCAGATACCCATACAGGATTTAATGAAGGCACCACTTCTTTTGCCTTTGACGGTACCTTTACAGGTACGCCAAACAATGGTAATGTAAGCATCGCGCTTTCTACAGATAACAACCGCTTTACCGCTGTGGGTAACCCTTACCCATCGCCAATAAGCGTAGCCGACTTCTTTACCGCGAACAGCGGAAAACTGCACACGTCTACAGGCCTTTACCTGTGGAGGAAACGCAACAGCGCAGCATCTTCATCATATGCTACCCTTACACAGGCAGGTTATACTGCTAACCCAGGCGATGCTACAACGGTAAGCCTTGGTAACTTCTACCAGGGTGCAAATGCCACCGCAGGCAACTGGGTTATTAGCCAGGGGCAGGGCTTTATTGTAAAAACAGCTACAGGACAAACTAACCCGCAGCTTAACTTTACAAACAGCATGAGGCGTGCAGCACCGGGAGCCACACAAGGCTTCTTCAGGACAGCGCAAAGCACAGCTTCTAAACTGTGGCTGAATATGAAGGCACAAAACGGTACGGCAAGCCAGGCACTTATCGCATACATGGAAGAAGGTACTACCGGCCTTGACTATGGTTATGACGGCCTTAAGCTTACTGATGCTAATACGGTATCGCTATACTCGCTGGCAGAAAACGCACAGCTTGCAATCCAGGCAAGGCCGGAGTTTGATGCTACAGATGTTGTACCAATGGGCTTTACAGTACCGGCGGCAGGAGAATTTACCGTAGGCCTTGACCATACCGAAGGTGTGTTTGAACAAGGTCAGGTAATTTACCTTAAAGACAATGCTGAAGGTATTATCCGTAATATCTCAGACCGCGATTATACCTTTACATCAGAAGCAGGTACTTTTGAGGGCCGTTTCGAAGTAGTATACCGTACATCGGCACTGGGCACAGACAACCCAACAGTTGACCCTGATACAGTGATCGTTTACAAGCAGGGCAATACCATAAGCATCAATACAGGCAGTACCCTTATAAACGGTGTTACCATATTTGATATTCGTGGGAGGCAGCTTTACAGCGCAAATGGTATCAACGATACCAAAGCAGCGGTAAACAACCTTAACATTGCACAGCAGGTAATTATCGTAGAGGTAAATACTGTAAAAGGTAAAGTATCTAAGAGGGTTGTCTTTTAA